The following are encoded together in the Clostridium sp. BJN0013 genome:
- a CDS encoding helix-turn-helix domain-containing protein, giving the protein MEVNNVSDYNIEKWSTLKEVMEHLGIGRDTVLQWIAKRNMPAYKVGRLWKFKLSEVDEWIRSGGAADEAPDKD; this is encoded by the coding sequence ATGGAGGTTAACAACGTGAGCGATTATAACATTGAGAAATGGTCCACCTTGAAAGAAGTCATGGAACACCTTGGCATCGGCAGAGATACCGTTTTGCAGTGGATTGCAAAAAGGAATATGCCAGCTTACAAGGTAGGCAGACTGTGGAAGTTTAAGCTATCAGAAGTAGACGAATGGATTCGTTCCGGCGGCGCAGCTGATGAAGCTCCTGACAAAGACTAG
- a CDS encoding AbiJ-NTD4 domain-containing protein, whose translation MSLYTERHGLRKPIVRTSKISKEVYTLLLNICQKYYKNLTHIFKLQQHCSFVGQDYIEFNRSQFENRMAIKIPNIFKDEYGHIAAPQDNDDYDQYSLIDLIEYVAVNIKDISEGWNNDRYKNYWYINCLDTSDVFDDYRNEINEIFEESGVLFTLTTEKIIERVVENSPLSAEIEIKSQQISEIGTRELMKDAIALYKTPNPAARQDSVEKIWDALERLKTYYTNLDKRGSATKVVNDMSNGQAEFITIFDAEFRALTDIGNSFRIRHHETNKIDITDIRHYDYFFNRCLSLIALAIQYLQ comes from the coding sequence ATGAGTTTATATACAGAACGTCATGGATTAAGAAAGCCAATCGTACGTACGAGTAAAATTTCAAAAGAAGTTTACACCTTGCTATTAAATATATGCCAAAAATACTATAAAAATCTAACACATATCTTTAAGCTTCAGCAGCATTGTTCTTTTGTGGGCCAGGATTATATTGAATTTAACCGTAGTCAATTTGAAAATAGAATGGCAATAAAAATTCCTAATATATTTAAAGACGAGTATGGTCATATAGCTGCCCCACAAGATAATGATGATTATGATCAATATTCATTAATTGACCTTATAGAGTATGTTGCTGTAAATATAAAGGATATTTCTGAAGGATGGAATAATGATCGTTACAAAAATTATTGGTATATTAATTGTTTGGATACATCAGATGTTTTCGATGACTATCGAAATGAAATAAATGAAATATTTGAAGAGTCTGGGGTGCTGTTTACATTAACCACAGAAAAAATCATTGAACGTGTGGTAGAGAATAGCCCTCTTTCAGCAGAAATAGAAATAAAGTCTCAGCAAATTTCTGAAATTGGTACAAGAGAATTGATGAAAGATGCAATTGCATTATATAAAACACCAAATCCAGCAGCCCGCCAGGATTCAGTCGAAAAAATATGGGACGCCCTGGAACGACTGAAAACTTATTATACTAATCTTGACAAAAGGGGCTCTGCAACTAAGGTGGTAAATGATATGAGTAACGGACAAGCTGAATTTATTACAATTTTTGATGCTGAATTTAGGGCGTTAACGGACATTGGTAATAGTTTTAGAATTCGTCATCATGAGACAAACAAAATTGATATTACAGATATTCGTCACTACGATTACTTTTTTAACCGCTGCTTGTCGTTAATTGCTTTAGCAATTCAATATTTACAATAA
- a CDS encoding DUF1837 domain-containing protein: protein MINALTKSINSRGFDQVFKEVLHSESLGLLANEELRLFRLKEVIDNKFSKDSLRTFISKNIGHYVFSRSRIEQFRVEGDEFSVGIEALDLMYKSGRADEKGTGNELGEILLYAFLETVLGAPKIYSKIELNSSVKSGISACDGMHLRALNSGGKTLSYEMIFGTSCVVGDLGYAIDEAFECIQQISGRTTEELQIVDSTVFELPADDPVALQLIDIIKPAPGKDVYRDTAFGIFLGYTIGLDSSRYKSSDYRDALEKKMDNDIKHYAPYIKEKINKLGLNNRSFYVYVLPFDNAEDDKKAIMKTVMREGDSYGR from the coding sequence ATGATCAATGCATTAACAAAGAGCATAAATAGCAGAGGCTTTGACCAGGTCTTTAAAGAGGTTCTTCATTCGGAGAGTCTTGGCTTGCTTGCAAATGAAGAACTGCGTCTATTCAGGCTAAAAGAAGTCATAGATAATAAGTTTTCAAAGGACTCACTCCGTACATTCATAAGTAAAAATATAGGGCATTATGTTTTCTCGCGTTCAAGGATTGAACAGTTCCGTGTCGAAGGCGATGAGTTTAGTGTTGGTATTGAGGCATTGGACCTTATGTATAAGAGTGGTCGTGCAGATGAGAAAGGTACCGGAAACGAGCTAGGTGAAATACTTTTGTATGCCTTCCTTGAGACGGTTTTGGGTGCACCAAAGATATACAGCAAGATAGAGTTGAATTCATCAGTCAAATCTGGGATAAGCGCATGTGATGGTATGCATTTACGAGCACTTAACTCCGGAGGAAAAACACTGTCTTATGAGATGATATTTGGTACTTCATGCGTTGTTGGAGATCTTGGTTATGCCATAGATGAGGCCTTCGAGTGCATTCAACAGATATCTGGTAGAACAACAGAAGAATTACAGATCGTTGATAGTACAGTTTTTGAATTGCCTGCTGATGATCCAGTGGCTCTTCAATTAATTGATATTATAAAACCTGCTCCCGGTAAGGATGTATATCGAGATACAGCTTTTGGCATTTTTCTCGGTTACACAATTGGTTTAGACTCTTCACGTTATAAAAGTTCAGATTATCGGGATGCACTAGAAAAAAAGATGGACAATGATATTAAACACTATGCTCCTTATATAAAAGAAAAGATTAACAAGCTTGGCCTTAACAATCGTTCTTTCTATGTGTATGTGCTTCCCTTTGACAACGCAGAAGATGACAAGAAGGCCATTATGAAAACTGTCATGAGAGAAGGTGACTCTTATGGCAGATAA
- a CDS encoding NBR1-Ig-like domain-containing protein: MSTIKSFEFFRDLYRYLVKQENQGVFIINFFIAGGSSYFTLPKSKTHRTTSYLENERHYAKDRVLTPEMKASFPKPVKVDELKNFLEKNLDSDKVRDCMSSFGVPASYELNKHYLARALAVQFQMFIVRGDDDVDNVIISEYQRQVLGVEDEPNMFYGPLNNGDDVWVEDKGRNHKAKCYETFEHTWVIHNSGHQSWYSRKLVFVNAADVRPSASETEIEIPETAPGEIIKITTSFYARGFEGKFDCIWEMQDCDGNNCFPNYRWIFNVAIDTIFEA; the protein is encoded by the coding sequence GTGAGCACGATCAAGAGTTTTGAATTTTTCAGAGACCTGTATAGATATCTTGTAAAACAAGAAAACCAGGGTGTCTTTATCATCAACTTTTTCATTGCCGGAGGAAGTAGCTACTTTACACTGCCAAAGTCGAAAACACATAGAACAACATCATATTTAGAGAATGAGCGTCATTACGCAAAAGACAGAGTGTTGACCCCTGAAATGAAGGCGAGTTTCCCAAAACCGGTAAAGGTTGATGAACTTAAAAATTTTCTTGAAAAGAACCTTGATTCGGATAAAGTTAGAGACTGCATGAGTTCATTCGGTGTACCCGCATCATATGAATTGAACAAACACTATCTTGCAAGAGCATTAGCAGTTCAATTTCAAATGTTTATTGTTCGTGGCGACGATGATGTTGATAATGTCATAATCTCTGAATATCAACGACAAGTGCTCGGAGTTGAGGATGAGCCGAATATGTTTTATGGGCCTTTGAATAATGGCGATGATGTTTGGGTTGAAGATAAAGGTAGAAATCACAAAGCCAAATGTTACGAAACTTTTGAGCATACATGGGTGATTCACAATTCTGGACATCAAAGTTGGTACAGTAGAAAACTTGTCTTTGTAAATGCTGCAGATGTTCGTCCTAGTGCTAGTGAAACGGAAATAGAGATACCGGAAACTGCTCCGGGTGAAATAATAAAAATAACCACGAGCTTTTACGCCCGTGGCTTTGAAGGAAAGTTCGATTGTATTTGGGAGATGCAAGACTGTGATGGAAATAACTGCTTTCCTAATTACAGATGGATTTTCAATGTTGCAATTGATACTATTTTTGAAGCCTAA
- a CDS encoding N-6 DNA methylase, with protein sequence MAKAAKKEVAVSLETVLWNCRVALRGVGSTEKNRDAVIGLVFLKFAGDKFERRRSELLEQYGDIPAFLEKVSFYNAVNVYYLKETARWSYIVKNASANDIAVILDQAMADIEESNTPLKGALPLNLFATLGASKEAIKNLIDEVNKIDEKRFHEDDLIGRVYEYFLQVYAAAGTKEDGEFYTPASVVKLIAEMIEPYSGTVYDPCCGSGGMFVQSLKFVDRHNGNRQNVSILGQESNPDTWRLCKMNLAIRGIAHNLGEKNASTFTEDLHKDKKVDYIMANPPFNLKGWRGEDQLTDDPRFKGFSTPPVANANYAWILHMISKLDVNKGVAGFLLANGALNADGVEYEIRKELLERDKIEAIIVLPRDMFYTTDISVTLWIVNMNKKACTSGDRQLRDRTNEVLFMDLRRWDGNIEEIVIDKGKKKKKTVFTDDQIIEIKKIYNNWQSTDTSLYSDVPELCKSVKLDEKEGIRAKNYSLAPSKYIEFIDHDLEIDYEKEMARIQAEMRQVMKAEKKSQAILEEAFRGIGYGID encoded by the coding sequence ATGGCAAAAGCTGCTAAAAAAGAAGTTGCGGTTTCACTGGAGACCGTTTTGTGGAACTGTCGTGTTGCCCTTCGTGGGGTTGGAAGTACTGAAAAGAATAGAGATGCTGTAATAGGGTTAGTGTTTTTAAAGTTTGCAGGGGACAAGTTTGAAAGACGAAGATCAGAATTATTGGAGCAATACGGGGATATACCAGCTTTCCTTGAAAAAGTATCGTTCTATAATGCTGTAAATGTATATTATTTGAAGGAAACTGCACGGTGGTCTTATATTGTTAAAAACGCAAGCGCTAATGATATTGCAGTTATTCTAGATCAAGCAATGGCGGATATTGAAGAAAGTAATACTCCATTAAAAGGAGCTTTACCACTTAATCTTTTTGCAACACTTGGGGCAAGTAAAGAGGCTATCAAAAATCTAATAGATGAAGTAAATAAAATAGATGAGAAGCGCTTTCATGAAGATGATTTGATTGGCCGAGTATATGAATATTTTCTTCAGGTATATGCTGCTGCCGGAACAAAGGAAGATGGTGAATTTTATACCCCTGCTTCAGTAGTTAAACTGATTGCAGAAATGATTGAACCTTATTCTGGCACTGTGTATGACCCATGTTGTGGTTCGGGCGGTATGTTCGTTCAATCTCTAAAGTTTGTAGATCGTCATAATGGTAATCGCCAGAACGTTTCAATTCTGGGCCAAGAGAGCAATCCCGACACATGGCGTCTTTGTAAAATGAATCTTGCTATACGTGGTATTGCGCATAATCTTGGTGAAAAAAATGCTTCAACATTTACTGAGGATTTACACAAAGACAAAAAAGTTGATTATATTATGGCTAATCCACCTTTTAATTTAAAAGGTTGGCGTGGTGAAGATCAACTTACTGACGATCCTCGTTTTAAAGGTTTTTCAACACCACCTGTAGCAAATGCAAACTACGCATGGATTCTGCATATGATTTCAAAATTAGATGTAAATAAAGGTGTTGCAGGTTTTCTGCTTGCAAATGGTGCATTAAACGCAGATGGTGTTGAATATGAAATCAGAAAAGAATTGCTTGAACGAGATAAGATTGAAGCTATTATCGTTCTACCTCGTGACATGTTCTATACCACAGATATTTCTGTCACTTTATGGATTGTTAATATGAATAAAAAAGCTTGTACATCAGGCGACAGACAGCTTCGTGACCGTACAAATGAAGTACTATTTATGGATTTGCGACGCTGGGATGGTAATATAGAAGAAATTGTAATTGACAAGGGTAAGAAAAAGAAGAAAACAGTGTTTACTGATGATCAAATTATAGAAATAAAGAAAATATATAATAATTGGCAAAGCACTGATACAAGCCTTTACTCAGATGTTCCTGAACTTTGTAAATCCGTAAAACTTGATGAGAAAGAAGGTATTCGCGCTAAGAACTATTCTCTTGCCCCAAGTAAATATATAGAGTTCATTGACCATGACTTAGAAATTGATTACGAAAAAGAGATGGCCCGTATTCAGGCTGAAATGCGCCAAGTAATGAAGGCTGAAAAGAAATCACAAGCCATACTCGAAGAAGCGTTCAGGGGGATTGGTTATGGGATTGACTAA
- a CDS encoding arsenate reductase ArsC — translation MRENKPKVAFICVHNSCRSQIAEALGKHFAGDIFESYSAGTETKPQINQDAVRLMKELYDIDMEKTQHSKLLDEIPQVDIVITMGCNVECPYLPCKHREDWGLDDPTGKSDEEFKKIISAIETKINELKGRLKSQ, via the coding sequence ATGAGAGAAAATAAACCAAAGGTCGCATTTATATGTGTTCATAATTCATGTCGAAGCCAAATAGCTGAGGCACTTGGTAAACATTTTGCGGGAGATATATTTGAAAGCTACTCTGCTGGCACAGAAACAAAACCTCAAATTAATCAGGATGCTGTGCGACTGATGAAAGAGCTTTATGACATAGATATGGAGAAAACTCAACATTCAAAGTTGCTTGATGAAATTCCTCAAGTAGATATCGTTATTACAATGGGGTGCAATGTGGAATGCCCTTACCTTCCATGTAAACACAGAGAAGATTGGGGACTTGATGATCCAACAGGAAAGAGCGATGAGGAATTTAAAAAAATAATCTCTGCAATAGAAACAAAAATAAACGAGCTAAAAGGCAGACTAAAGTCGCAATAA
- a CDS encoding type I restriction endonuclease subunit R — protein sequence MDYIFEKGKFTEDELEQAIITLFEQQGYTYVQGEGLHRKYEDILLLDDLRAFIADRYASESLSEAEIQKIINRLNLIPSTPLYNGNRETFLLVNEGFDLVRDDISQVALHVDYIDFDEPSNNIFKVVNQYSVQGERLRRPDLLVFINGIPIAICEFKTAIEEDTTIHDAWEQVTIRYKRDIPKLMKYCFLSVISDGANTKLGSIFTPYKFYYSWNKANDQDKVSNGISSLLTMIEGAFAKDRVTKVLRDYIFYPDDSKKDEAIVCRYPQFFAAQKMLVNIKAHMRPTGDGKGGTYFGATGCGKTYTMLFLSRLIALRDNEAFNNPTIVILEDREDLDTQTSELFVTAKKYLHESDVRSIESREDMEKTLRDKPSGGIYITTIQKFCEKTSLLSDRSNIICISDEAHRTQTGVGAKLKKTDKGVFTTFGFAKYLRDSFPNATYCGFTGTPIDETIAVFGNVVDSYTMKESSDDGITVRIAYEPRLARVIVSDEQAKEIQKYYDQCIAEGSNPEQVEESKRAMSSMTAILGHPDRIKKLASDMVTHYESLCAEKPEIVQKAMIVCADRPLAFKVLKAVEAIRPDWFVARKAENESDLTKDQLDKLVALPKINMVATQGQNDEKELFDICGTKEHRKMLDKQFKNNDSNFKIAIVVDMWITGFDVPSLAVMYIDKPLQKHSLIQTISRVNRVFDGKDKGLVVDYIGIKNDMMEAVKKYGGPQENPIDELNISLSIFRNHLALIDELLSSFDSTMFHHGTPIQRLNCLNAAAEYVQASKDMQTRFMGLSRRLKGAYHICFPSGELTDEETAKAQFYLAIRSIIYKQTKGDAPDSEVMNSVVEEMVREAITCTGIENIVDEHKAVDLFSDDFLAELDNVNLPITKFNALLKLLRKAITAYGRTNKVKAIEFDERLKEVVDAYNSRDKLVFTSEVVSDFVNDLSEQLLKIMKDLQDDKSSFEKLGISYEEKAFYDILVKVRDDHGFPYEDEKCLVLAKKIKELVDDKAQFADWSSRDDIKNQLNMDLTVLLYKNGYPPEWDEEVFEKVMEQAENFKKYSD from the coding sequence TTGGATTATATCTTTGAAAAAGGAAAATTTACTGAAGATGAGCTTGAACAGGCCATAATTACGCTTTTCGAACAACAAGGCTATACTTATGTCCAAGGGGAGGGTCTTCATAGAAAGTATGAGGATATCCTTCTTCTTGATGACCTACGTGCATTTATAGCTGATCGTTACGCATCTGAAAGTTTGAGTGAAGCCGAGATTCAGAAAATTATTAATCGTCTTAATCTCATTCCTTCTACACCACTTTATAACGGAAACCGCGAGACATTTTTACTTGTAAACGAGGGTTTTGACTTGGTACGTGATGATATTAGCCAGGTCGCGTTACATGTGGACTACATTGACTTTGATGAACCAAGCAATAATATTTTTAAGGTAGTTAATCAGTATTCTGTTCAGGGAGAGCGTTTGCGGCGCCCTGACCTACTTGTGTTTATAAACGGTATTCCTATTGCTATTTGTGAGTTCAAAACAGCGATCGAAGAAGATACTACCATCCATGATGCATGGGAACAGGTTACAATCCGCTATAAAAGGGATATCCCGAAATTAATGAAGTATTGTTTTCTTTCTGTTATTAGTGATGGAGCCAATACAAAACTCGGAAGTATTTTCACACCATACAAGTTTTATTACTCGTGGAATAAAGCAAACGATCAAGATAAAGTTTCAAATGGTATTAGCTCTCTGCTCACCATGATTGAAGGTGCATTTGCAAAAGATCGGGTTACTAAAGTTCTTAGAGACTATATTTTCTATCCAGATGATAGTAAGAAGGATGAAGCTATAGTTTGCCGTTATCCGCAGTTCTTTGCTGCGCAGAAAATGCTTGTTAACATCAAAGCACATATGCGCCCCACTGGTGATGGAAAAGGTGGTACATATTTTGGTGCTACCGGGTGCGGCAAGACTTATACTATGTTATTTTTATCACGTTTGATTGCATTGAGAGATAATGAGGCCTTCAATAATCCTACCATTGTCATTCTCGAAGACCGTGAGGATTTGGATACACAAACTTCAGAATTATTTGTAACGGCGAAAAAGTATCTACATGAAAGTGATGTTCGAAGCATCGAAAGCCGTGAAGATATGGAGAAGACGTTGCGAGATAAACCAAGCGGCGGTATTTACATTACCACCATCCAAAAGTTTTGTGAAAAAACTAGCTTGCTTTCTGACCGTAGCAATATTATTTGTATTTCTGATGAGGCTCATAGAACGCAAACTGGTGTTGGTGCGAAGTTAAAGAAAACTGATAAAGGTGTATTCACCACTTTTGGATTTGCAAAGTACCTACGTGACAGTTTCCCTAATGCTACATATTGTGGTTTCACAGGAACTCCGATAGACGAAACAATAGCTGTCTTTGGTAATGTTGTGGACAGTTATACAATGAAAGAGTCTAGTGATGATGGAATAACGGTTCGTATTGCTTATGAACCACGTCTTGCGCGGGTAATTGTATCTGACGAACAGGCAAAAGAAATTCAGAAGTATTATGACCAGTGCATAGCTGAAGGCTCTAATCCGGAGCAGGTTGAAGAAAGCAAACGTGCTATGAGTTCTATGACAGCTATACTCGGTCATCCTGATAGGATTAAAAAGTTGGCTTCTGATATGGTGACTCATTATGAATCGCTCTGTGCAGAAAAGCCAGAAATTGTGCAAAAGGCAATGATAGTATGCGCAGATCGGCCGTTAGCTTTTAAAGTATTAAAGGCGGTAGAAGCTATCCGCCCTGACTGGTTCGTGGCACGTAAAGCTGAAAACGAATCAGATCTAACAAAAGATCAGTTAGATAAACTTGTAGCCTTACCTAAAATTAATATGGTTGCCACGCAAGGCCAGAATGACGAAAAAGAACTGTTTGACATATGTGGCACAAAAGAACATCGTAAGATGTTGGACAAACAGTTTAAGAATAACGACTCAAACTTTAAAATTGCGATTGTTGTTGATATGTGGATTACAGGATTTGATGTTCCGTCCCTGGCTGTCATGTATATCGACAAACCACTTCAAAAGCATAGCCTTATTCAGACGATCTCCCGCGTAAATCGTGTATTTGATGGTAAGGATAAAGGTTTAGTTGTGGACTACATTGGAATTAAAAATGACATGATGGAAGCTGTCAAGAAATATGGTGGCCCTCAAGAAAACCCGATTGATGAACTTAATATTTCATTGTCTATATTCCGTAACCATTTGGCGTTAATAGATGAGCTTCTTTCAAGTTTTGATTCTACGATGTTCCATCATGGGACACCGATACAAAGACTTAATTGCTTAAATGCTGCCGCAGAATATGTTCAAGCCAGTAAGGATATGCAAACTCGTTTCATGGGCTTATCTCGCAGATTAAAGGGAGCGTACCATATTTGCTTCCCTTCCGGTGAACTAACTGACGAAGAAACAGCAAAGGCACAGTTCTACTTAGCAATACGCTCAATTATTTATAAGCAGACTAAGGGAGATGCACCGGATTCAGAAGTTATGAATAGCGTAGTTGAAGAAATGGTACGCGAAGCTATTACTTGCACTGGTATCGAAAATATTGTCGATGAACATAAAGCTGTTGATCTATTCAGCGACGATTTCCTTGCTGAGCTTGATAATGTAAATCTTCCAATTACAAAGTTTAATGCACTGTTGAAGCTTTTGCGCAAAGCTATTACAGCTTATGGGCGCACCAATAAAGTCAAGGCTATCGAGTTTGATGAGCGATTGAAAGAAGTTGTTGATGCTTATAACAGCCGTGATAAGCTGGTATTTACAAGTGAGGTTGTTTCGGACTTCGTTAATGATTTGTCTGAACAGTTGCTCAAGATAATGAAAGACTTGCAAGATGATAAGTCTTCATTTGAGAAACTTGGAATCAGCTATGAAGAAAAAGCTTTTTACGATATTCTTGTAAAAGTTCGTGACGATCATGGGTTTCCATATGAGGATGAAAAATGTCTTGTTCTTGCTAAAAAGATAAAAGAGCTCGTTGACGATAAAGCACAGTTTGCTGATTGGTCATCGCGTGATGATATAAAGAATCAACTCAACATGGACCTTACAGTGCTTCTTTATAAAAATGGTTATCCTCCTGAATGGGATGAAGAAGTATTTGAAAAGGTTATGGAGCAAGCTGAGAATTTTAAGAAATATAGTGATTAA
- a CDS encoding restriction endonuclease subunit S yields MGLTKFKLGELIQLSTETNSELEYGVDDVRGISIKKMFIDTKADMTGVSLKPYSLVKPDSFAYVTITSRNGEKISIAHNDTTDTYIVSSSYVVFNVSRTDILSSDYLFMYFNRPEFDRYSRFNSWGSAREAFSWDDMCDIDIELPTLPIQQKYVDIYNAMLANQRAYETGLEDLRITCEIEIDKIKHIAQKIPTGKLLENVDVRNTDGAITAVQGINITKNFMPSVASVAEGSLQNYKVVQKGQFAYSSMQTGRDECIRIALLQEDEPIIVSPAYSVLQVKNNDVLAEYIMMWFSRSESDRYGWFASDGSIRANLDLDRFYEIDVPVPDIKEQEDIVGIYNAYLIRRDINEKLKEQIKDLCPILIKGSLEEANT; encoded by the coding sequence ATGGGATTGACTAAATTCAAACTTGGAGAATTAATACAATTGTCAACGGAAACAAATAGCGAACTTGAATACGGTGTTGATGATGTTCGTGGTATATCTATTAAAAAAATGTTTATTGATACAAAGGCAGATATGACCGGAGTGTCTTTAAAACCTTATTCTTTAGTAAAACCAGATAGTTTTGCTTACGTAACGATAACATCAAGGAATGGAGAAAAGATAAGCATTGCCCATAATGATACAACGGATACTTATATTGTTTCTTCCTCATATGTTGTGTTCAATGTTAGTAGAACTGACATATTGTCATCAGACTATTTATTTATGTATTTTAACCGTCCTGAGTTTGACAGATATTCTCGTTTTAACTCTTGGGGGTCAGCCCGTGAAGCTTTTTCATGGGATGATATGTGTGATATTGATATTGAACTCCCAACGCTACCAATTCAGCAAAAGTATGTTGATATTTATAATGCTATGCTTGCAAACCAGAGAGCCTATGAAACAGGTCTTGAGGATTTGAGAATAACTTGTGAAATCGAAATAGATAAAATTAAACATATTGCTCAAAAAATTCCAACAGGGAAACTGCTTGAGAACGTTGACGTTAGAAATACTGATGGTGCTATCACAGCTGTTCAAGGCATCAACATTACAAAGAATTTTATGCCGTCAGTTGCAAGTGTAGCAGAAGGAAGTCTCCAGAATTATAAAGTCGTTCAAAAGGGGCAATTTGCGTACAGCTCAATGCAGACAGGTAGAGATGAATGTATTCGAATTGCTCTGTTGCAAGAGGACGAACCGATTATTGTTTCACCCGCATATTCTGTTTTGCAAGTTAAAAATAATGATGTACTTGCTGAGTATATAATGATGTGGTTTTCACGCAGCGAAAGCGATAGATATGGTTGGTTTGCCAGTGATGGCAGTATTAGAGCAAATTTGGACTTGGATAGGTTCTACGAAATTGATGTACCTGTTCCGGATATTAAAGAACAGGAAGATATCGTTGGAATTTATAACGCCTATCTTATACGACGTGATATAAATGAAAAGTTGAAAGAACAAATAAAAGACTTATGCCCTATATTGATTAAAGGCTCGCTGGAAGAAGCAAATACGTAA
- a CDS encoding sigma-70 family RNA polymerase sigma factor, translating to MTKKDNKTYLIPMEVTRETIKAYGIKKEDVVPAKIGNKIVSAIMIPTDDEELYLTYMRPIWAEMKREERSRRCIVSDGKGKLKRCEMDCKACKKMKDGAPLSLESFFEETELEFEDPAAIQCETILTAMLFEDLLDSLRNKAPELAPIFEMLYDGKSQRTIANLINKPQSSVNDMIKRMRTILQQHISQDDLGR from the coding sequence ATGACAAAGAAAGACAACAAAACATACCTCATCCCTATGGAGGTAACAAGAGAGACAATCAAAGCTTACGGTATCAAGAAAGAAGATGTGGTACCCGCAAAAATCGGGAACAAAATAGTATCAGCTATCATGATTCCTACAGATGACGAAGAACTTTATCTTACGTACATGCGTCCCATTTGGGCAGAAATGAAACGTGAAGAACGCAGCCGCCGTTGCATAGTTAGCGATGGCAAGGGAAAACTCAAGCGCTGCGAAATGGACTGTAAGGCCTGCAAGAAGATGAAGGATGGAGCTCCGCTTTCGCTTGAATCTTTCTTCGAGGAAACAGAGCTTGAATTCGAGGACCCAGCTGCTATACAGTGTGAAACAATCCTAACAGCTATGCTCTTTGAAGACCTTCTTGACAGTCTTCGCAACAAGGCTCCTGAGTTGGCACCAATATTTGAAATGCTTTATGACGGAAAATCACAACGTACAATCGCAAACCTTATTAATAAGCCTCAGTCATCGGTTAACGATATGATCAAGCGTATGAGAACAATTCTACAACAACATATTAGCCAAGATGATTTAGGAAGATAA